A stretch of Besnoitia besnoiti strain Bb-Ger1 chromosome III, whole genome shotgun sequence DNA encodes these proteins:
- a CDS encoding hypothetical protein (encoded by transcript BESB_045420), with protein sequence MGMRKKAGKRERDALEDRGGEAKAVRRKSRKAASATGERPGCGGVADLPLLCLVAATACDRFRRYFLLTIFALPQRERHPTRHSAFGRASQRVPDKESAQDARESARRQGEREEGGDRRRREGPAESTRERKRGRVGKRGLSGASATLLNEKIAEKPKRMRRQRHRRIGLHDGGWRVKKDHRKRREGHVMDGCLCQVAEGTHACMGESSQH encoded by the coding sequence ATGGGAATgcggaagaaggcaggcaaaagagagagagacgccctGGAGGAtagaggaggcgaggccaaAGCGGTACGTCGGAAGTCGCGAAAAGCTGCGAGCGCGACAGGAGAAAGGCCTGGGtgcggcggagtcgcggACCTCCCTCTCTTATGTCTCGTGGCCGCGACAGCCTGTGATCGCTTTCGCCGTTATTTCCTTCTCACAATTTTCGCTCTCccccagagagagagacacccgACGCGGCATAGTGCCTTcggccgcgcgagccagCGGGTCCCAGACAAAGAATCTGCACAGGACGCTCGCGAGTCCGCCAGGCGAcaaggagaaagagaggaaggaggagaccgccgccgcagggaagGCCCGGCGGAATCAACTAGAGAGCGGAAACGTGGACGGGTAGGGAAGCGCGGATTGAGCGGCGCTTCGGCAACTCTCCTCAACGAAAAAATCGCGGAAAAGCCGAAGCGCATGCGTCGGCAACGACACCGGAGAATTGGATTACACGACGGCGGCTGGAGAGTAAAGAAGGATCAccgaaagagaagagaaggccaCGTTATGGACGGGTGTCTCTGCCAAGTAGCCGAAGGgacacacgcatgcatgggAGAATCCTCGCAGCACTAA